The sequence tttctcTCCCTCGGTGAGAAATTGCCTCCTGGTTTCATTGAGCCTGTTTCCTTTCTCCTATTCCTGAGCAGCCTGTTTTGTGTGATGTCTCCCGAGTGGTCTCTGCTATTGTTTTGGCTTCTTCGCGTCTTTCTGATGAGCCTGTCTGTCTCATCTCCAAGTTCCTTTTGGCTTATTTCCACGCAGCATTTCAGCTGCACTTGCCTCTGATCTTTTTTTCAAGATCCAACTTGTTCTGCTCTTGATTCTTATTTCGTTTGGCAATCGGAAGTATGGTTGGCAGCTTGGGTTTGAGAGTTCTGTGTTTATAAATCAACAGTTTTTTGTTGCAATGTATTTTCAGATTTTATGTGATTGCATAGAGTAAATTTCTAGTGAAAATATAATTTTAAATCATTTGAATACCTACCAAGTCATGCAGCATACATTTTTAAATTAAGTATTTGGGAATAAGTGTACTCAAAAACAATGATGCCAATGTCAGAAATGGTGGTTCTAGATGTGTAACCTTTTGGGGTGTTGGGGAGTTAACCTTGGATAAGGTAGCAGGCAGATGCAATTTTTAACAGTGCAACATGTCTGATAGAAAATTTCACAGCAGATACATTTTGTACTTAGTCATCTCAAATATTGTCCTTTGTCCATATTCGATGAGCCATATCTGCAAATTTGGCTGGGCATGTATTTAGACACTGATGGGGGAGGAAATGTGCTGACTTACTATTGAGCAAGAGAACAATAAAAACAATGTACTGTATCTTAAATGAGGATTTTGTCAGTTGTATGTACAATGTGAATGTTTAGCTATATTGTCTGCTGGCTTCTAAACAGATATAAATCACTATTTAAAAAGTAAAGCTCTTGACTATTCAACAAGTTCTGGAATACTGTGAAATTCCTGTTGCTCCCAGCGTGTGCATTCCTGTATTGCTGTCTCCATAGTGACGTGTTTGTGGATTGATATTGTCATGCCACAGCTCATGAGTTAGGGAGACAAAATGTTAGCCGGAAGTCCTGCTGCCACAGTGACTAGTTGTAAAAAGTGTGTGTACGTGGGTGGCTGGGCTCACCTGCATCTCTCCACGCAGTCATTAATGCTCACTGTTGTGGTTCACACATGAACAGTGGCCACTGTGGGGGGCAGCGGCGGAGGGTGCCAGAGAGCTGCTGGCACCTATAGAAGCCAGTGAAAGTCACAGTACTGAGGAACAAGGGGAGTGGTGGTGGCAGCAGGGAACAAAGTACCGCAGCTTTTACTACTttgcggaggggaggggagtcagGAGAACATTTTAGTTGTAATGGTGTTGAACACAAATGAGCATTAATGTGATTAAATCATTGTGTCGTGCAAGCAAAACAGTTTTCTGACCGTTGTGTTTTGAAGGCAGTTACCTCTTTTAACATTTGTAGGACTTGTGCTCATCGTTCTTGCACTCAGTCACTTCTGATGCCAATGTCCTTTTATGCTTAGTGCATAAAGGACTACTTCAATACTGCAGAAAGTTAGCAGTATTTGCAATTTTATTTAGTGGGTTTCAATTTATTCTTTTGATTTTTATGGTATATATATGTAAGACCCAAATAATGCTAACCCTAATAAAAGTAACAGAGCCAGCTTTCCTGCAGTCGTGCTGATATTGTCCATTTTCACCACAGCATCTGTTTGGTGAGGGAATTCAAGAGCATGTGACCTATTTATCTAGCAGCGCTATTCTGTTTTTTCGGTGTTCTAAGGTAACACTGTTCCCTCCAGAGGCAGCACAGTCACCCCACTAGCAGTGCAGCTTTTGCTGTCAGAAGCCAGATTACAATCGTTTCTAATAGCTGCCAGTCTAAACAAGCCAGTGTGCCTGATGAGGCCAGCAGTATATTTAGTTTGTGAGCTAGCGAAAGCAGGTCTTCCCCGTCGGGGAAAGCACAGCAGCTAGAAACTAAGTTTCGAGTTATGACTCGGTTGAAGTGCAGATGGACAGTTGTGGTCCTAGTTCTGGTGCTGTGGAAAACAAATGGAGTGTTTCTACATAAGGAGTCTTGGGCAGCTCCTGGTTTTTTGAAGTGGTCCTACAATGTAAATACATCTGTTGGAAAGGGAGTAAGTAGCTCTGTTGTGGCAAGTGTGATTCCTGTCGACTGAAGATGGATCTGTATTGGTGTGGGtgtttgagggaggggagggggttactTCAGTAAAAAAATGTCCATTTGTCATGATCGTACAAGATGTTTGATTTGAATTGGTTGAGGTGTGTCCTTATTACCGATGGTTGACAAATCTTTGCCTGCAGGGGGAAGAAGTGGAAGATGGCGAATATAGCGATGAGGAAGTTCCAAAGGAGGAAATGAAAAAATCAGGCAATGAAGGGGAAGATGATGAATCATTGAAAGAAGGAAAACCTGAAGAgaaaggagagattaccggagaaaGACAAAGTGGGGATGGACAGGTATGTTTCTGCTTCTTACCGCTATCCATTGACTCCTGGTGGAAGTGTATGTGTGGAAGAGCACCAGGCTTGGCTATGATGCTCTTGCTTTAGAATAGCCAGCGTACACTTGCTGTCAGACTTCACATATGACAACCGGTCACTTGGGTAAGATATCTGTGGAACTATGTCGCCAGCAAGAAGTCAGTTGGTTCAGGAGTGAAGACAattaataacatttttaaaaaatacattGGGGCCAATAACCGTCCATATTCAGAGTGACACAATTTGGCACGGTGACAAACTGGCTACGGCTATAAGCTTTTTAAAGACAATATCGATGGAAGCTGCTTATTTCCTGTTTTGCAGAATGTTGTTTTCATACCAAGTCATTTCATCTTTCCTCTTTTTTTTTCCTGCAGGAAAGTACAGAACCTATTGAAAATAAAATAGGTAAAAAGAACAGGCGGCAACTGGACGACGATGAGGATCGTAAAAATCCTGCCTACATCCCACGCAAAGGTCTCTTCTTTGAACATGATCTCCGAGGACACACTGAGCCAGAGGAAGTGAGGTTTGTACTGGATTGTCTTCCTGTTTTAAGTTTAAACCTGAGCTCTAAATGGACTGGAAAAATGAGAAATCTTAAATTGTTGTAACGTTCAGATAACCAGATCACTTTGGGGAAGGGGTCTATTCATGAGGAAAAGTGTGTTAGCCCCATAACTAAAATTGTAGGATGCTCAGACCTCTTTTTTTTGAAGAAGGCAGATATGTAAATCCAGCTATACGTCTTCCGATAAATACGTACCTAACTAAAGGATTAACAATTAGATTAAGCCACTTCCCATAAAACTCCTGATTACTGGATaacatacaacaacttgcatttataccgtGACTTAATatcgaaaaatgtcccaaggcacttcacaaagggGTAATTGGATCAAGAACGCCATCGAACCAAAGGAGATATTAGTTGtgcctaaaagcttggtcaaagagatgggttttaaggcgaGTGTTGCAAGGGAGGTGGTGAGGCATAGGGGATTAATGAAGgatttccagagcatggggcctagatggctgaaggcacagctgccaatcgtGGGCCTTGGGGAATGGGAATAcatgaggaatatggaaagttctgattgggggtggtggggaaggagaaattttaaattgaggtgttCATGGACCCGGTCCAATATAGGTCAGCATGAACAGTggtattgggtgagcgggacttgttatgGGATTGGATACAggtagcaaagttttggatgagttggagtTTATAGAGCCTGGAGTATGGGAAGCTGGCCATTAGGACATTCGTATCACTGGGTCGGAGGTGACCAAAGCATGAATGAGAGCTTCAGGAGCCGATGGGTGGAGGCAGATGATAGAGGTGGACATGAACGGTCTTTATATTGCACCTAGTCAATATCGAACAAAGCATGCATATTGTTTAGAGCAATTGATTTGTTGTCACTTAGATTTTTTTAAATGCAAAATTGGAGCAATTCAGTTAATCAAGTTATGCACAGTAAGTGCAGATATTTGTAGATGTAGTGCCAAATTGCTTACTGCGACAATGGCTCACTTTTAACAATCACAGGCCAGATGTAAAAAGGCAAACAAAACAAGCTAACATGAATATTTCCTGATTTACAAAAgtttgtttttccccctctctcctccccgcccccactctgcCCTACTTCCAAAATGGGATGGGCTGTGTTTATTACAATTGCGCTCACTACATATTATTGATATTGGACTTTCCCATGTTCCTCATTGATCCTTCATTAAAGGCGCTGCATATCTCAAACCAAGGTCTGATGGCCAGCTGATAAGTtagggtcagtttcagaggggtaattatGGTAAACGCTGAAAGTTTTGGCGTATTCTAACTGAGGTCTGACTACGGTCTTGtgcaaggacaaaatagtatgcttTGTTTTAGTCAATTGTCCTATAAATGGACCCCTAGCCATTGCTTCACAGCAAAGCTCATGAACCTTTAGCAATCTATGTACTAGAACGCCCAGATCGTGCTCTTTCTCCACTTGCTTTAATGCTTTTTCTTGAAGGGTGTATGTAGTTTTGGATTTTGCCgtacccacatgcataacactgcacttaaagTTAAACATTATTTGCCAGCCACAAGCCCAGTGCATCAAGATCTGGCTGAAGCAGTTGGGCATCATGTACAGTCCTTATTTGCAAACTTACAGATTGTTCTTCCAACAcctacatctagatcattaataaacATAGCAAAGAGCAATGgttccaacactgatccctgcaggacaccactggtgaccggtctacaaccagatccaaatccatctataataaCTTCCTACCTATGACCTTCCAGCCAGTTCTCCCATCaagctcaatatattaccactaatactGGAGGCTGTAGAGAAGCCTCTGAGGTACCTTGTCAAAAATATTTGGAAGTCTTAAGTAAACAATATTAATGGGTTTCCCTCATCCACCATCTTGGTGACTTCTTCAGAAAATACAATCACATTTGTAAGACGTGATCTTTTTTTTGGAGCCATGTAGGGTGTAcccaataggaacaggagtacgccatttagcctcttgagcctgttctgccattcagtgagatcgtggttgatctgtgacctaactttggcccatatcccgtgtgtttgtgtgtgtgtgtgtcctgtgcgTGCGTGCGTTACAATtgtcttggatcctcttgccattggaccaagactgtGCTCTGTCAAGTCTGTACGGTAGCTGGTGTACAATGGCCGCCCCACATTAAAAGAAGTCACCCACAGACATCTTccgccctttaaaatgaagttcgggacctggccagcattggtctcatcagtcacctgagaactcattttagtgtggaagcaagtcattctcgactctgggggactgctaaGAAGAAGATATTCTAGTGAAGACCCTAATTTACTGCAGTGGGTTGAATACATGGGGCTTTTTAAACAAACTGCCTCCACTTATGTCCATTAGTTAAAAGTTTTGCTGTCAATTTTTGTATTAGTGGTCCAGTGGGTTTTCCACACATTGAGTTTTGTTAGCTGCTGTTGTGAGCCTGCAAGCCCTGCCATGAATGCACAATTTAAGATTGAAGCATGCAGTGTGTTCCTCCACAGGTGCAGACCAAGAGTTCCAAAAAATCTGTGGGTTGTTTCCTATATGTATTCATTATGGTCTGTTCATGTTTGAGTCAGCGTGAATCTTTCTCTTCCCGTTTAcaggcccaaagtccgccagcggaagCTCTGGAAAGATGAAGGTCGATGGGTGCACGACAAGTTCCAAGAAGATGAACAAGCACCTAAATCTCGAGATGAACTTATTTCCCTGTACGGTTATGACATTCGATCAGACAGAAATCCTGACGAAATAAGGCCGCGAAGGATAAGGAAGCCAAGGTTTGAAGAATTTCAGGAGTCATTGAGGTTTTCGTGCATTCATGGAAATAAATGTGTATAAAATGTGCAGCTATACTCCCTCAGTTACATATATTTCCTTTTCTTAAAATGCATCAATTATAATTAATTATTTATAAATATACTTTCTCCTCCCTATCACTGCCCCTCTCTTCTCCACTCAACTGCCATTCCTTTACTCCCTCCCCCTTAGCGCTCATCTCTCCTTTTTTGCCCTCcatatcttccccctccccccatggtAGCATTGAGGGAATGGTCTAGGCTTCTGTAACACTGGGTAGGAGTTCTCTGGTTTGGTGCACTGAGAGGAACTCCTACGGCTGGAAAAATGTGTGGGAGGGTATGGGGTCGGTCAGTAATGAGATAAGGTGCCTTGGCTGTGGCAGCACTGGAGAGAACCACTCGGTAAATCCCAGAGTCTGGCAACACTGGGAGGTGGATTCCAGGCCATATGGGAGTCGGTGATTGGGAGATGGGCAGGCTGCTGATTTCTGAGGCAGCTGAGAAACCACATCTACCCCAGAGACAGGAACAGGCGAAAGACAGCAGGAGCGCATGGTGCAAGCACAAATGACCGAGATGAATGTTCCGTTTATAAGAATTTGAGGATAAAAATTACTTAGAAAAACATACCTGCAGACCGCAAAAGCCTCCCTTGGGTGTCCAGAGTTCCATCTTTGTTGGAGATGGATCTAGGAGTTCTCGTAGGTAAATGGCTAACTGCGCCACCTACCTTGGAGACCAAGTATGGAGGACTGAATCAGAAGCAACCAAGAGGCAAATGCTAGTGTGACAGGAAGCAAGTGTGACCCTTGCATGCAGTGTGCACATATCCAAGACTTTTGTATTATAGACGTAATATAAAAACTTCTTTGTTTTCTGTCAGTTTATCCAGTTACCAATTCGAGTTGGAAGAACAAGCCTGCCCTCACAGTTGGCTGAAATTGGTAGTAACATATATATCTTAACTTGCTGTAATTCTGCTTTTTTTAAATGGTATGAAAGGTTTAGGAGCCCTCAAAATCGAGAGCCTGATTGGATGGATGAGCCACCTCCCAGGCCTTACCTGCGGAAAACTGCCAGTAATATACCTTCGACAAGAACTTTCAACCGAAGAATGTCGGGTCCAGAACGGAGATCTCCACCAAAGAGCTACTCCAAAAATGCTGCTTATAACGAAGACCGCGAGAATATGAAACCAGTTGAAGTAAACAGTTCAAGAAGTTATCACTCTTCAGGCGAGTTATCCGGCAGTGAAAATAAAATGGACGTGAAGAATCTTGAACAGGGTCATATGAGGGAGAGTGTGATTGTGACAGACAATTTACCGTCAGTGAGGAACAACAGTGTGGCAAGAGAGGATGCCCCCATACAAAATCAGTCTCTCCCTTCCGAGACTGTGCCGCAGGTACAGGAGAAAATGATAGAAAAAAAATCCTATTCTCGTATTCGGAGGACCAGGAACAAGGTCACCGAGGTAGGAAAGCCACTGGCGGTGGAGGACACTCCTGTACCAGGTTTGGAGGCTCCAGCTCAGCAGCTTCCTGTTCAACCTGTCCCATCTCCGGTGCCAAAGGCAGGCCCCTGGGAGACCCCATCTGTGGAGCCCGCTCTGACTGGGCTAGAGCGTGAGATGACC is a genomic window of Pristiophorus japonicus isolate sPriJap1 chromosome 21, sPriJap1.hap1, whole genome shotgun sequence containing:
- the casc3 gene encoding protein CASC3 isoform X4, with amino-acid sequence MADRRRRRASQDTDEEDEDVPRSEVEVAPSVPCVLDLSGVQAREAESECESEDGIGGDAVVLSDYESAEENGSRKSGEEVEDGEYSDEEVPKEEMKKSGNEGEDDESLKEGKPEEKGEITGERQSGDGQESTEPIENKIGKKNRRQLDDDEDRKNPAYIPRKGLFFEHDLRGHTEPEEVRPKVRQRKLWKDEGRWVHDKFQEDEQAPKSRDELISLYGYDIRSDRNPDEIRPRRIRKPRFRSPQNREPDWMDEPPPRPYLRKTASNIPSTRTFNRRMSGPERRSPPKSYSKNAAYNEDRENMKPVEVNSSRSYHSSGELSGSENKMDVKNLEQGHMRESVIVTDNLPSVRNNSVAREDAPIQNQSLPSETVPQVQEKMIEKKSYSRIRRTRNKVTEVGKPLAVEDTPVPGLEAPAQQLPVQPVPSPVPKAGPWETPSVEPALTGLEREMTQINLSGKNWTSSGQPQYVQPRELRGIPNSLHIGAAPAQYSRVEEMDNQGRRAKRYSSQRQRPVPEAVPPPPPPPPPPPPPAPTPTLGPAPAPAPAPMHIGLMEGHYYDPLQFQGPIYTHNESPAPLPPQGMIVQPDMHLPHPVPGFNHHQSPGHLTNPALYAPQVPMPAGQPPPPQVLPPPFFTPGMINYGNPSYPYTTGGLPPHIYPTTQDSRNDKQKERTEV
- the casc3 gene encoding protein CASC3 isoform X1 — translated: MADRRRRRASQDTDEEDEDVPRSEVEVAPSVPCVLDLSGVQAREAESECESEDGIGGDAVVLSDYESAEENGSRKSGEEVEDGEYSDEEVPKEEMKKSGNEGEDDESLKEGKPEEKGEITGERQSGDGQESTEPIENKIGKKNRRQLDDDEDRKNPAYIPRKGLFFEHDLRGHTEPEEVRPKVRQRKLWKDEGRWVHDKFQEDEQAPKSRDELISLYGYDIRSDRNPDEIRPRRIRKPRFRSPQNREPDWMDEPPPRPYLRKTASNIPSTRTFNRRMSGPERRSPPKSYSKNAAYNEDRENMKPVEVNSSRSYHSSGELSGSENKMDVKNLEQGHMRESVIVTDNLPSVRNNSVAREDAPIQNQSLPSETVPQVQEKMIEKKSYSRIRRTRNKVTEVGKPLAVEDTPVPGLEAPAQQLPVQPVPSPVPKAGPWETPSVEPALTGLEREMTQINLSGKNWTSSGQPQYVQPRELRGIPNSLHIGAAPAQYSRVEEMDNQGRRAKRYSSQRQRPVPEAVPPPPPPPPPPPPPAPTPTLGPAPAPAPAPMHIGLMEGHYYDPLQFQGPIYTHNESPAPLPPQGMIVQPDMHLPHPVPGFNHHQSPGHLTNPALYAPQVPMPAGQPPPPQVLPPPFFTPGMINYGNPSYPYTTGGLPPHIYPTTQAQSQVFGGVTYYNTVQQQALPKPSPPRRQSQPVTVKPPPPEVLDTSVIWFPCSLGQPK
- the casc3 gene encoding protein CASC3 isoform X3; protein product: MADRRRRRASQDTDEEDEDVPRSEVEVAPSVPCVLDLSGVQAREAESECGEEVEDGEYSDEEVPKEEMKKSGNEGEDDESLKEGKPEEKGEITGERQSGDGQESTEPIENKIGKKNRRQLDDDEDRKNPAYIPRKGLFFEHDLRGHTEPEEVRPKVRQRKLWKDEGRWVHDKFQEDEQAPKSRDELISLYGYDIRSDRNPDEIRPRRIRKPRFRSPQNREPDWMDEPPPRPYLRKTASNIPSTRTFNRRMSGPERRSPPKSYSKNAAYNEDRENMKPVEVNSSRSYHSSGELSGSENKMDVKNLEQGHMRESVIVTDNLPSVRNNSVAREDAPIQNQSLPSETVPQVQEKMIEKKSYSRIRRTRNKVTEVGKPLAVEDTPVPGLEAPAQQLPVQPVPSPVPKAGPWETPSVEPALTGLEREMTQINLSGKNWTSSGQPQYVQPRELRGIPNSLHIGAAPAQYSRVEEMDNQGRRAKRYSSQRQRPVPEAVPPPPPPPPPPPPPAPTPTLGPAPAPAPAPMHIGLMEGHYYDPLQFQGPIYTHNESPAPLPPQGMIVQPDMHLPHPVPGFNHHQSPGHLTNPALYAPQVPMPAGQPPPPQVLPPPFFTPGMINYGNPSYPYTTGGLPPHIYPTTQAQSQVFGGVTYYNTVQQQALPKPSPPRRQSQPVTVKPPPPEVLDTSVIWFPCSLGQPK
- the casc3 gene encoding protein CASC3 isoform X2 → MADRRRRRASQDTDEEDEDVPRSEVEVAPSVPCVLDLSGVQAREAESECESEDGIGGDAVVLSDYESAEENGSRKSGEEVEDGEYSDEEVPKEEMKKSGNEGEDDESLKEGKPEEKGEITGERQSGDGQESTEPIENKIGKKNRRQLDDDEDRKNPAYIPRKGLFFEHDLRGHTEPEEVRPKVRQRKLWKDEGRWVHDKFQEDEQAPKSRDELISLYGYDIRSDRNPDEIRPRRIRKPRFRSPQNREPDWMDEPPPRPYLRKTASNIPSTRTFNRRMSGPERRSPPKSYSKNAAYNEDRENMKPVEVNSSRSYHSSGELSGSENKMDVKNLEQGHMRESVIVTDNLPSVRNNSVAREDAPIQNQSLPSETVPQVQEKMIEKKSYSRIRRTRNKVTEVGKPLAVEDTPVPGLEAPAQQLPVQPVPSPVPKAGPWETPSVEPALTGLEREMTQINLSGKNWTSSGQPQYVQPRELRGIPNSLHIGAAPAQYSRVEEMDNQGRRAKRYSSQRQRPVPEAVPPPPPPPPPPPPPAPTPTLGPAPAPAPAPMHIGLMEGHYYDPLQFQGPIYTHNESPAPLPPQGMIVQPDMHLPHPVPGFNHHQSPGHLTNPALYAPQVPMPAGQPPPPQVLPPPFFTPGMINYGNPSYPYTTGGLPPHIYPTTQAQSQVFGGVTYYNTVQQQALPKPSPPRRQSQPVTVKPPPPEDSRNDKQKERTEV